The window AAGTCCGACCTTGGCGAGGAGTTCGCGTGCGTAGGGGAGAATTTCGTCCTTTGACTGTCCTTTGACGTGGATGGGTGCCTCGATGAGGTTTTCGATGACGGTCATGTGCGGAAAGAGGTTGAACTGTTGAAAGACCATGCCCGTCGCCATGAGGATGCGCCGCACGTCGGCACTGTTTGCGTATGTTGCAGAGGTTTCACCGTCCGCTGTCCGGCAGAGTTTTTCTCCGCGGATGGTAATATCCCCACGGTCGATGGTTTCGAGTTTGTTGATGCAGCGCAGGAGGGTCGATTTGCCCGATCCGGAGGAGCCGATGATGGCGAGTACCTCGCCGCGTGTGAGGCTGAGGTCAATGCCGCGAAGGACGCTGAGGTTGCCGAAGGATTTATGAATGCCGCGCATGGAGAGCATGATTTCGTTAGCTGCCGTATCTGCCATAGTATGCCTCCAGTTTCTTGAATCCATAGGTGAGTACAGCGGTCATCGCGAGGTAGAAGATGCCGGCGATGAGGAAGGGGGTCATGTCGAACTCGCGCTGAACGATGGTGCGTGCAACGCGCAGGAGGTCGTTCATGGCGAGGATGTAGACGAGGGAGGTGTCCTTGACGAGGTTGATGGTTTCGTTGCTGACGGGGGGCAGGGTGATGCGCAGCACCTGCGGCAGGACGATCCGCCGCATGGTGAGCGGCGCACTCATGCCGAGCGCACGCGCCGCCTCGAACTGTCCGCGCGGAACTGCCTGTATGCCGGAGCGGAAGATCTCGGCGAAGTAGGCGGCGTAGTTGAGGATAAAGGCAAGCAGTGCCGCCGCGATGTCGGGCAGCAGGATGCCGACCATGGGCAGGGCGAAGTAAACGAAGAGTAATTGCAGCATCAGCGGCGTGCCGCGCATGATCCATATATAGATTTCGAGCAGACGGCTGAGCGGTCGGAAATGCGAGAGCCTCCCGAGCGCGGCAAAGAGTCCGAGCGGGAGGGAGAGCGCAAGTGTGATACAGAAAATCTCAAGGGTGATGGTCGAGCCGTCGAGCATGAGCAGTATCGTATCCAGTGTTTTATCCATTGATTTCATCCTAGCAGGCAAAAAAGGCTGCCGCGCGAAACGGCAGCCTTTCTTCCGTTATTTATTTTGTGATGTCCTTGGCAAACCACTTGGTTGAGATCTTCGCCATCGTGCCGTCCGCCTTCATCTCGTCGAGCACCTTTTGCACCTCGTCGCGCAGTGCCGTGTTGTCCTTCGCGAATGCAATGCCGAACTCGCTCGTGGGTCCGACGACCACATCAAGTGCCTCGATTTCCTCGGGGTGTTTGCTCATGTAGTAGCGACCGACGATCTCATCGCCGATGACCGCATCCAGTCTGCCGTTCTCAAGATCCATGAACGCCGCGACATAGTCGGGGTACTTCTTGACCTCCTTGACATCGTTCTTGTAGAACGGGGTCGCGTCGATGTACTCCTCCGCCGTACCCGCGCTCTGCGTGCCGACTGTCTTGCCCGCAAGGCTCTTCTCGTCCGTGACGGAGGTATTGCCCTTCTTCACGAAGATGATCTGACGGTTGTCCATATAGGGCTTGGAGAAGAGCATATTCTCCTTGCGTTTCTCGGTGATGTCGAGCCCGTTCCAGAGGATCTGGACGCGGCCGCTCTTGAGTTCTGCCTCCTTGCTCGACCAGTCGATCGCCTTGAACTCCACCTCACGCCCGAGACGCTTGGAAGCCTCCTTTGCGAGATCCACATCAAAGCCGACGATTTCGTTTTTCTCGTCCTTACAGCCCATCGGCGGGAAGTTGTCGTCAAGCCCGACGATGATTTTCCCCATTTCTGCCGCATTGTCCGTCGAAACGACCTTCTTTTCACTGCCGCCGCAGCCCGTGAGGAGTGCCGCCGAGAGTGCCATGACCGCTGCACCCGTAAAGATATTTTTCCAATTCATCCCACATCGCTCCTTTTAAATCCGTTTCTTTAACAAGATAAAGCGTTAACGTACGGTTATTATACGTCATAGGACAAATTAATGTCAAGTTTTATTTTCTCGGGAGGGTTTTTTTCATAAAGGGCGAAATATTTATAGGTGCAATAGTTTCGTATGTGATCAGGAAGATAAATCGAGGGAGGGCTTACCTTGCGTGCAATATCCGTGGACGATCTTGAAAATGGAATGATACTTGCGCGGACGATTGTCAATGCCAAACGTGTGGTTGTTGTTTCGGAGAACACGGAGCTGACGGCGGCGCATATCACGCGTCTCAAGTTTCTAAAGGTTTCCGTTGTCTACATCAAGGACGAAAATGAGCTGAGGGAAGAGCGATCCCCGATTTTCTCGCGCAGCAATCTCTTTATCAAGCAGTATGAGAATGTGGTCGGAACGGCGAAGTCGATCTTCGAGGAGACCAAGAAAACGGGCGCTGTGCCCGTCGCCGAGACGAATGAGATGGTGCAGACGGATCTCCTGCCGCTCTCGCGCCGCAGCGGGACGATCGACTATCTGAATGAGATCAATCATCTGGCGAGCGACATCTACAATCACTCGCTTCGCGTTTCGATTCTTTCGGGAGTTTTTGCGAAGTGGATGAAGCTCGACCGCGAGACATCGAAGGATATTGTTATGGCGGGTTTCCTGCACGATGTCGGCAAGTCGAAGTTCGATCAGCGTCTCCTCGAAAAGAACATTGATTCGCTCAAGGGGGAGGACTACGAGCGCTATATCCAACATACGGTGGACGGGGCGCAGATCCTGCGCAATGTTGCGGGGCTGACGGAGGGCGTGCGCCTGACGGCACTCCAGCATCACGAGCGGATGGATGGGAGCGGCTTCCCGTTCAACATCGGGGGCGAGGATATTCACCTCTATGCGCGTATTGTCGCGGTGGCGGATCTCTATGACAATATTACGATTGAGCGCGAGGGATACCCGCGCCGCACACCGTTTGATGCGGTGACGGAGATCGCGCGTCAGATGTATACGAAGCTCGATCCACAGGTCTGCATCCCCGTGTTGGCGAATATCAAGAACGCGTTCCTCGGCTCGCGCGTGCTGCTCAGCAACCATCGTGAGGGAACGATCACGGCATATCCGCACGGCATTGTGCCGCTGCCGATTGTCACGATCTCGGAGGACGAGGTGATCGATCTCAACGTGAACAAGAAGGTTACGATTGTAGAGTACAATCCGAAATAAGTGCTGTACGCACGATAAAAGCCCATCGGAGTAAATCCGATGGGCTTTTTGTGTGGAGGTTGACGGTATCAGCTGATACTTTGGAGTGCGTTGTACCACTCCAATACATTGTCGTAGGTCGGCTGTAGAAATTCGGGGGAGAGGTTTTCCCGCTCGCAGTAGGCGATAACGGTATCCCAATCACCCTTTTCATAGGCGATGACGAGGTCGAGGAGACGGCGCAGGTCGTTGTCCTTGCCAAGCAGAGCATCGGTGAGCTCGTCAGACAGATTGACCTCTTTGAGTACCTCCTCCATCGGGAGGTTGAGCAGGACATCGAGCAGCGAGAACATACCGAGCAGGAAGCCCGTGTCGGCGGTGAGCCCCGAACGCTTGAGCTTGGCGGCGATGAGTTCGCAGAACTTTGCACGCATGAGCGACAGGGTAAAGAGCTCGGGCGGTTTGTCCTCGGAGAAGGTCTGGAGGCTGACAAGGGTCACCCAACGGCGCACGCCGCTTGCTCCGAGGAGAACAGTCGCCTGTTTCAGATTGGAAACGTGGTTGGCGAGTCCGACTCCTGCGGAGTTGATGTAGGTGAGCAGCTTGTGAACGAGGTTCGTATCCGAGGAGATGACGCCGGTAATAGCGGAGAAATCGACATTCTGTCGGTTGATCTCGCGGAGAAGGCGCATTTTCGAGAGCGCGTTGCTCGTGAGCCGTTTCTGCTGCAGAATGGTGGGCTTGCAGAAGAAATATCCCTGAAAGAGGACGTAGCCGTATGCGAGCGCCTGTTGAAATTCCTCCTCGGTTTCGATCTTTTCAGCCAGCAGACGAACGTGCTTTGGCAGGATCTCGCGCATCTTTTTGCGCTCCTCGGGGCTCTCCGTGATGCGGAAATCCACCTTGATGATGTCTGCCATCTCAATGAGCGGCTCGTAGCCCGGCAGGAGGACGAAGTCGTCGAGGGCGATCTTGTAGCCCGCCTCCTTGAGCTCCTTTACGGCCTCCAGAATCTCCGGCGTTGGCTGCACATTTTCCAGAATCTCGACAACAACGGTTTCCGATGGCAGGAGTTTCGGCGCACGCGTGAGGAGGTTCTGCTCCGTAAAGTTGATGAATGCACGCTTGTCCGAAACGAGTTTGTTCATGCCGAAGTCGAGCATGGCGTTGACCATGACGCTCTGCGTCGCGACGTTGCCGTCCAAGTTGGGGTCAAAGGCGTTCTTGAGGCCACTGCGGAAGAGAATTTCGTATGCGTATACGTTCTTTTGTTGATCCAAAATGGCCTGTCGTCCGATAAATGCTTCTTCCATAACAAAGCCTTTCTATATGTTCTCGTTTATTTTTAATACCATGTCCTATCCTTTATATATACGAAGAAATTATAGCATATATTTCGGGAAAAAGAAATGAAAAGTCCCGTATTTAATGTTATAATG of the Selenomonas dianae genome contains:
- a CDS encoding amino acid ABC transporter substrate-binding protein — protein: MNWKNIFTGAAVMALSAALLTGCGGSEKKVVSTDNAAEMGKIIVGLDDNFPPMGCKDEKNEIVGFDVDLAKEASKRLGREVEFKAIDWSSKEAELKSGRVQILWNGLDITEKRKENMLFSKPYMDNRQIIFVKKGNTSVTDEKSLAGKTVGTQSAGTAEEYIDATPFYKNDVKEVKKYPDYVAAFMDLENGRLDAVIGDEIVGRYYMSKHPEEIEALDVVVGPTSEFGIAFAKDNTALRDEVQKVLDEMKADGTMAKISTKWFAKDITK
- a CDS encoding HD-GYP domain-containing protein — its product is MILARTIVNAKRVVVVSENTELTAAHITRLKFLKVSVVYIKDENELREERSPIFSRSNLFIKQYENVVGTAKSIFEETKKTGAVPVAETNEMVQTDLLPLSRRSGTIDYLNEINHLASDIYNHSLRVSILSGVFAKWMKLDRETSKDIVMAGFLHDVGKSKFDQRLLEKNIDSLKGEDYERYIQHTVDGAQILRNVAGLTEGVRLTALQHHERMDGSGFPFNIGGEDIHLYARIVAVADLYDNITIEREGYPRRTPFDAVTEIARQMYTKLDPQVCIPVLANIKNAFLGSRVLLSNHREGTITAYPHGIVPLPIVTISEDEVIDLNVNKKVTIVEYNPK
- a CDS encoding amino acid ABC transporter permease, whose product is MDKTLDTILLMLDGSTITLEIFCITLALSLPLGLFAALGRLSHFRPLSRLLEIYIWIMRGTPLMLQLLFVYFALPMVGILLPDIAAALLAFILNYAAYFAEIFRSGIQAVPRGQFEAARALGMSAPLTMRRIVLPQVLRITLPPVSNETINLVKDTSLVYILAMNDLLRVARTIVQREFDMTPFLIAGIFYLAMTAVLTYGFKKLEAYYGRYGS
- a CDS encoding EAL and HDOD domain-containing protein, coding for MEEAFIGRQAILDQQKNVYAYEILFRSGLKNAFDPNLDGNVATQSVMVNAMLDFGMNKLVSDKRAFINFTEQNLLTRAPKLLPSETVVVEILENVQPTPEILEAVKELKEAGYKIALDDFVLLPGYEPLIEMADIIKVDFRITESPEERKKMREILPKHVRLLAEKIETEEEFQQALAYGYVLFQGYFFCKPTILQQKRLTSNALSKMRLLREINRQNVDFSAITGVISSDTNLVHKLLTYINSAGVGLANHVSNLKQATVLLGASGVRRWVTLVSLQTFSEDKPPELFTLSLMRAKFCELIAAKLKRSGLTADTGFLLGMFSLLDVLLNLPMEEVLKEVNLSDELTDALLGKDNDLRRLLDLVIAYEKGDWDTVIAYCERENLSPEFLQPTYDNVLEWYNALQSIS
- a CDS encoding amino acid ABC transporter ATP-binding protein, producing MADTAANEIMLSMRGIHKSFGNLSVLRGIDLSLTRGEVLAIIGSSGSGKSTLLRCINKLETIDRGDITIRGEKLCRTADGETSATYANSADVRRILMATGMVFQQFNLFPHMTVIENLIEAPIHVKGQSKDEILPYARELLAKVGLSDRENYYPSQLSGGQQQRVAIARALAMKPDIMLFDEPTSALDPELTGEVLRTMRALAAERMTMIVVTHEMAFAREAATNVIFMDSGVIVEQGEPQTFFSAPKEERTREFLRNML